The region TTCCGCCTGCTGCAGCCCGCCGGTGATCTGCAGGACCAGAGGCTCCAGCGTCAGCAAGGTCATGCGGTCGGGCTCGAACCGCGTGCCGGGCGTGACGGCGACCACCGGGGGTTCATCGCCCTGCCCGCGCCGGAGCCAGATCACGCCCGAAAGGCCGGTCAGGTGCGACCGGAGACCGATGGGCTGTGACCCGCCATGAGCGGGTAACGGCGCCACGGGTGGGCTGCCCGGTCGCGACGCTGGATGAACGGAGCTTTTCTGCGAAGACGGCGGCAACGCCACCGGCGCAAGGCCTGGCGCTGACCCAGCAGCCTCTTCCCGCGGCGGCCGCTGTCCCTGCTGGCCGGCGTCGGCGTCCGGCGTGAAGCCGACCGTGATGCCGTCCTCATCAGCAGCCAGGGCGATCGCGTGGTCCGCCGCGAAAACCATGCGTAGTGCGTCCTCAAAGGCCTCTCGGAACGTCTTGGGGTCCTGGTGTGGGCCGCCGAAGCGGTCAAGCAACTCAGGCCAGGGCACCGTGATGGCCTGTCCGGCTGGCTGGTGGTGCAGCACCTGCCGGATCCAGCCGTGCGCATCGAGCGCCAGGGCTTCTGTCATGAGGGCCGCGACGATCCGCCGCTCCAGCGGCACGGCGTGTTGCATCAGGCTGGCCAGGAAGCGGCCGCTGAGGCGAAGACGCGGCCGCCATACGGCCTCGGGCCGGCGCCACTGACCCCGGGCATCGAACACCGCCAGGGCATGGTCCTCGCCGCAGGTCAGGCTGACTTTCGCGGCGGCCAGGCGTTCCAATTGGCTTCCGAGTTCCTGCAGGACGGGCTCCATGGCCGGCAAGCCCATCTCCAGGGCCAGGGCCGCGATGTCTGGCCCGAGTTCCAGCACTGCGTTGCCCGTGCGCACCGCCTTGTCACACAGGTGCATCAGCAGGCGGCGCAGGCACCATCCGGACGGCAGCGTCTGATCCGGCATTGCCATCTCGATGGCCAGAGCCGTGTCATCCACGTCATGACGCCAGGATCCGACCGATGACGAAAACGGCAGCGCCGTCCGGCAGAAAGCAGGGTGGTACCAGATCCAGCGCAGATCAGAGCCTGCCCCTGCTGGGGTCAAAGCAAGGGCAGGTGGCGCAGACAACGTCATGAAAAGAATCATCCAGTCGACCTCTCATGGAGAGGCCGATCTCAAGGAGCACGAAGACAATGCAGCGGAGAAGGGCCGAGCAGGCTTGTGAACAAGATAATACCCCGTGTGCGCTCCACAAGAACCACGCCCTTTCTCCACAACCCCCGAATGAGAGGCACCATGGCCGCTCCACGCTGCTTGAAGCCAGAAAATGAGGCCTTCCTGAGTCGCTTTGCCGGCCCGGCTGGCTGGCAGCTGACCGCGCGGACCAGCAGGAAGAAGCCATCTCCCAACGCGTGCACTGCGCGGGGTACCTGCTTCGCATGCGTGGCGAACACCAGTTCACCGACGCATGCCTTACGGCTCTCCTCGGCCACTGAACCTCCGATCGGTGATGGCAAGCCAGGCCGCGTCAGCGAGCAGGTGCAACGGCTGTACATCGAGGACCGCCTGTCCAAGGGGGAACCCATTGAGGACCACATCCCGGCGCAGGGATAGCCGACGGTCGCCGGTGGACAGGCAGCGGGTTGCCCGGCGTCGGGGGGAGCGCCATGGTTCGTTGCCCGTTCCCTGCTCCGTCGGCACGGTTCGGTATAACAAACGTGGAGGGAGTTGAGATGATGAGGCGCATGTCCGCGGTGATCGCCCTGGTGGCCACCGCCCTTTGCAGCGGTGCCCCGCAAGCCCGGGCTGGCGCGACGCTGGAAGCGGTGAAGGCGCGCGGCACCCTGAACTGCGGCATCCACACTGGCATCGCTGGCTTCGCGCGCCCCGATTCCCGCGGTGTCTGGCAGGGCTTCGACGTCGATTTCTGCCGCGGTCTCGCCGCCGCCCTCTTCAACGACCCGAATAAGGTCCGCTTCACGCCCCTGTCCACGCCGCTGCGGTTCACCGCCCTTTCCTCGGGTGAGGTGGATGTGCTGTTCCGCACGAGCACCGCCACCATGCTGCGCGACACGAGCCTCGGCATCCGCGCGGTCACGCCGAACTTCTATGACGGCCACGGCTTCATGGTGCGTGCCGACGCCAAGATCGGGAAAGCCACCGACATGGGCGGCGCCACCGTCTGCCTGCTCCAGGGCACCACCAACGAACTCATCACGGCGGACTTCTTCCGCACCAACAACCTGCCCATGACGCCCGTGCTGTTCGAGCGGGCCGACCAGGCGGCCGAGGCGTTCCAAACAGGACGGTGTGACGCCTACGGGACCGACGCCTCCCTGCTGGCGGCCGCGCGATCCTCGATGCGGAACCCGTCGGACTGGACCATCCTGCCCGAGCGCTTTTCCAAGGAACCCTACGGCCCCTATGTCCGTCGGGGCGACGACGAGTGGTACGACATCGTCCGCTGGTACGTGAACGCGGTGATCCAGGCGGAGGAGAGCGGCGTCACCCAGGCCAACGTCGAGGAGGTGCGCCGCACCACCACCAATCCCGACACGCGCCGCCTCCTGGGCGTCACGCCCGAGCTCGGCCAGGCCATCAAGCTGGACCCCCTCTGGGTGGTGAACGTCGTGAAGGCGGTCGGCAACTACGGCGAGATCTACGGCCGTCACATGGGTCCGGCCAGCCCCGTGGGCCTGCCACGTGGCGTCAACGAGCAGTGGACGCGCGGCGGCCTGCTCTACGCCCTGCCGATGCGCTGATGAACCAAGGCGTCAAAAGCTAAGGGCAACTGGACCGCGGCTCGCGGTGTAGGCTGCCGCGGCAGACACGTTGATGGTGGACAGTGATGAGGTACGTATCGGTTGTGGGTGGCGGCATCGCCGGACTGCTGACGGCCTGGGCGCTCAGCCGTCGCGGTGTGCGGGTGACGGTGTTCGAACAAGGGCCACTGCCTAACCCGCATTGCTCCTCCTTCGACGAGCACCGGATCATCCGCCACGCCTACGGCGCGATGCCCGCATATGCGCGCCTGATGCCCGGGGCGTTCTCGCTCTGGGACCGTCTCTGGGGCGACATCTTCCCGGCGGGGCAGCAGCGTGGCTACCTCGAGACCGGTCTCACCTACGTGCTGCGTGGCGACAATGGTTGGTACGACATCACCGCCCAGTCGCTCGACGAGCTAGGGGTCGCGTACGGGGACGTGCCCCTGGACGCCGTGCCAGGACGTTACCCCATGCTCAACTGCGACGGTGTTACCCGCGTGGTCGAGACGGGCGGCGCGGGCGTGCTGTTCCCGTCCATCATCATGACCGCTCTTGTGGCCGCGCTGCCCGGTATGGGCGTCCAGTTCGTGCCGTCGTGCAAGATCAGCGCCGTCAACGCTGATGCAGGGGAAGTGGTGGCCAATGGCGAGCGGCACCGGGCCGACGCCGTTGTGGTCGCCGCCGGTGCCTGGGTGGACCGCTTGGTCCCCGCGCTCAAGGGGATTGCCGTGCCATCGCGCCAGGCTGTGGTCTACCTGGCACCACCCTCCGACCTGGCCTCAGCCTGGGCCACGGCGCCTGCCATCATCACGCGCGACTTCTCCGGCGATATCGGGAGCACTTACACCTTGCCGCCGCGCCAGGGCATGCGGCTCAAGGTTGGCGACCACCTGTTCTCGCGCCGGGGCGATCCGGATGACGATCGCGTCGCACGGTCGGAGGATCTGGAGGTGCTGTCGGCCGCCCTGCCGCTCGTCTACCGCGACTTCGAGCGCTACACCGTGCTCGAGCGCCGTGCCTGCTTCTACACGGTGACGGAGGACGAGCGCTTCATCGTCCGTCCCACCGGTGATCGCACCTGGGTCGTCAGCGCTTGTTCTGGCCATGGCTTCAAGCTGGCACCCGCGATGGCGGAAGCGGTCGCGCAGGCGCTGACGGGGGAACGTGACGCCGCAGGCATTTCTGCCTGGGCCGCCCCCGCCTGACCGGGTCTTCATCAGGGTAGGTGGCAGTACCAAGCGCGGCGCATGGGCACCCAGCCGAGCTTTCATGGGTGTACGGATCGATGTCCGCTTCAGGATAGGTGAACAGTATCCATGCGGTGACGGCCGCGGTTGACGCTCAGGCGGCGGCAGTCGCGGGCGCTCGGGAACGCTGCCACTTCCAGGGCAGGAGCTCGTCGAGCCTGGAGGCGGGGTGATCGGCGATACGGGCGAGCACATTGGCGAGCCAGGCACGCGGGTCGATGCCGTTCAGCTTCGCGGTGGTGATCAGGGCGTAGATCATTGCAGCCCGCTCGCCGCCACGGTCACTGCCCGCGAACAGCCATGCCTTTCTGCCAAGGGCCACGCCGCGGAGGGCGCGCTCGGCGGCGTTATTGGTGAGGCAGATCCGGCCATCGCTGAGGAACTGAGTGAATGCGGCCCAACGCTTGAGCGCATAGTCCAGCGCCTTGGCCAGATCGTTGTGACGCGACAGCCTGCCCCTGGTCTCCAGCATCCAGGCATGGAGATCAGCGACGAGTGGGGCGACGACGCTCTGCCGGTGCGACAGGCGTTCGGCCGCCGGACACCGGTTCACGGCCCGCTCGGCCTCGAACACCCGGTCGATGCGGCGCACGGCCTCGGCAGCCAGCGGCGCGCGGGCGACCTCCGCCAGTTCGAACACCTTGCGCCGGAAATGCGCCCAGCACGCCGCCTCCATGATCGGTCCGGGCTTGCGGCCGGGCAGGTAGAGATCACCAAACCCAGCATAGGCATCTGCCTGCAGGATCCCCGTATAGGAGGCCAGGTGCCGCTTGGGGTGCTCGGCGGTGCGGTCGCGCGAGAAGTAGAACACGGCCGCCGGTGGCGCGGGGCCAGCAAAGGGCTGGTCGTCCCGCACATAGGTCCAGAGGCGGGCGGTGACCGTCTTGCCGCGCGCGAGCAGCGGTACGGTGGTGTCGTCCCCGTGCAGGCGCTCGGCGGCCAGAACATGCGCCTCGATGAGGGCATGGAGGGGTGAGAGCACTGCCGCCGCGGTGCCGACCCAGTCCGCCAGGGTGGAGACGCTCAGCTCCACGCCCTCACGGGCATAGCTCTCGCTCTGCCGGTTCAGCGGCAGGTGCTGGCCGAACTTGGCCTCCAGGACCATGGCGAGCAGGTTCGGCCCGGCACGTCCGCGGGCGATCGGATGGAACGGCGCGGGCGGCTGGGTGATCACCTCGCACTGACGGCAGGAGAACTTCTCCCGCACGGTCTGGACGACCTTCCACGAGCGCGGGATCACCTCCAGGGTCTCGGTCACGTCCTCACCGAGCTTGGACAGTTTGCCGCCGCAGCAGGGGCAGGCGGCGGGTGACGGGAGCAGCACCCGTTCGCGCGGCAGGTGGGCAGGCAGAGGACCGCGCGACGGCTTGCGCGGCGGTGCTCCGGGCCAGGTTCCAGCCGGGTTCTCCGCTCGCGTCGCATCCTCGGCTGCTGTGGCGACCAACTCGCCGAGTTCCAGCTCCAGCTGATCCAGCAGCTTACGGCCGCGCTCGGAGGAGGCACCGAACTTGTCGTGTCGCAGCTTGGCGATCACCAGCTTGAGGTGCGTGATCATCGCCTCGGCGCCGGTGGCACGGGCCTCGGCCGCGAGGCGCGCCTCCCGCTCAGCCGCCAGGGCCGCGCGCAGGGTCTCGACGTCGTCAGGGTCAGCCGCGGCGGGCGTCATGCTGGAAGTGAATCAGGGACAGCCGCGCTTTGCCAGCACAGTCCTCCGCTGAGGGTCAGCCCGCGGCCTGAGGTCTGTAAGTCAGTTGCGGGTTCCGCCAATCGATGCCGTCAAGCATGTAAGCCAATTGCGCAGCGGAGATCGGCGCGACATCGCCTGCGGTCGTGGGCCAGAGGAAGCGTCCTCGTTCCAGCCTCTTGGCGTAGAGGGACATGCCGAGCCCGTCGTGCCACAGGATCTTGAGCAGGTCGCCGCGCTTGCCCCGAAAGACATACAGATCGCCCGCGTGCGGATCACGTCCGAGCGCCTCCTGCACCTGCAGGGCCAGACCATTCATGCCGCGGCGCATATCCGTATGCCCGACTGCGAGCCAGACGCGGACACCAGAGGGAACCGGGATCACCCGCGGAGCACCAACAGCAGACGGCGCAGGGCAGCCGCCCCGATGTTCTCAGCCACGCGCAGGCGCGTGCCGTCCGGCAACACGATCTCGACGGAGCGCTCACCCTCCAGGGCATCGCCCGGGCAGGATGCTCCTCCAACCCGTTCCATGGCCTCGGCTCCAGGAAGGGCTGATACGACGTGGACAGGCACAAAACTCGGCGTCTCGACCACCAGCCGTCCCCGCCGCTGGGCGTCACGCCACTGCCAGATCAGGCCACGGCTGACGTCATGCCGTCGCGCGACAACAGCAAGCCGGGCACCGGCATCAATCTCGGCCAGGATCCGGAGCTTGTCCTCCGTCCGCCAGCGCCGACGCCGCTCCACCCCATTGATGATCTCCATCCCACCCGCCCGCCCTTACCGACACCCTTAAGAACATCCGTAAGATCAGAGATCACCCAAGGCTGAGAAGGCGTGACTCACCGGATGGGTACGCTCTACCTCGCCTTCATGGAGGCGAAGCTCGCAATGCTCCTTCCGATCTACATCTTCCCATCGCGCATGGCTGCCGCAAGCTGATCGACGTTATAGCGGAACATGGCCGCGTAGGTCGGTGCCGGCCCATCTGGAGGCGACAGAGCCTCGACGTAGAGCTCGCCGCCTGGCTTCGCTCCAGTGGCGCGGGCAATCTGCTGCACAAGACGCGAGTCGTTGCTGTTCTCAAAGAAGTAGGCGCGGACATGCTCGCTCCTGATCTGCTCGATCAGCTTTGCCATCTGCTGCGCAGACGGTTCGCTCTCGGTCGAGATGCCGAGCGGGGACAGGAAAGTGACCTTATAGCGGTCAGCGAAGTAGCCGAAGGCGTCATGCGTGGTCAGCACCTTGCGCCGGGCGAGCGGAATGGCTTCCATTGTCCGCCGCGCGTAATCGTCGAGTTGCTCAAGCTGTCGCGCATAGCGGTCGCCGTTTTCCTGATAGGCTGCGGCCCCGGCGGGATCCGCGGCTGAGAGCGCGCGAACGATGTTGTGCACGTAGATCACGCCGTTGGCTGCGCTGTTCCAGGCATGGGGGTCGGTGACCTTCCTGCCGTCCTCCTCCATGCGCAGCGTCCGGATCCCGTCCGAAGCCACGACAGGTTTGCCGGCGTAGCCGGAGGCGGAGATCAGCCGATCCATCCAGCCTTCAAGTCCGAGGCCGCTGACGAACACGATATCAGCCGCTTTCAGGTGGCGTGCATCATCGGGCGAGGGTTCGTAGACATGGGGGTCTCCATTCGGCCCGACCAGACTGACCACATGCACGCGTTCGCCGCCGACCTGGTGCACCATGTCTGCGAGCACGGTGAAGCTCGCCACGGCTTCCAGTGTCTTAGCCAGGGCGGGCTGTGCGAACGCCATCACGGCCAGCGCCGCACCAACCATCAGATATCGTCTTTTCATGAAGGTGTTCCTTGGGTCAGCCCGCGAGGTGCGGGCGCGGGATCAAACGGCGCAGCCATCCGCGCGGGCCGAACAGCAACGACAGGGCGTAAAACAGTCCGGCCGTCAGCACGATCGACGGGCCGGAAGCGAGGCCAAGATGAAAGGAGACGATCAGTCCGATGAACCCGGACGCCATGGCCATGCACGCCGCGGTGGCCGCCAGCCCAGGTAGGCTGCGGGCCCAGAGCTGCGCGGCCGCTGCTGGCAGCATCATCAGCCCGACCGCCATCAAGGTCCCGAGCGCCTGAAAGCCTGCGACAAGGTTGATGACCAGCAGCGCCAAGAACAGCAGGTGGTACAGCGAGCCGTGCCCATCCACCGCGCGCAGGAAGCCCGGATCGAAGCATTCCACCACAAGTGGCCGATAGACGACGGCGAGCACCAGCAGCGTGAAGGATGAGATCGTGCCCACCAGGTACAAAGCCGGTGCGTCGATGGCGAGGATGGTGCCGAACAGCACATGCAGGAGGTCGATGTTGGAGCCGCGCAGGGAAACGATCAGCACACCCGCGGCGAGGGAGATCAGATAGAAGCTGGCAAAGCTGGCATCCTCGCGCAGGGCCGTGGTGCGGGTCACCACACCGCCAAGGCTCATCGCCGGCAGCGACAGTCCGGCCAGCAGATAACCGATGGCCGCACCCGGGAGCACGGCGTGGCTCATTGCGTCTCCGACCAGGCTCATGCGGCGCAACATGAGCAGCACGCCGACCGGCCCGGAGCCGAGCGCCAGGGCCATGCAGGCGACCAGCGCGCGCCGCATGAAGCCGAACTCCACGAAGGGCTGAGCCACGGCCTGGTAAAGGGTCATGCCGCCACTCCGGGGCGGGCGCAGAGCGGGCACAGGTTCGGCTGAACAGGTTTGCCGGAATCATCTTTTTCGGCCTGGCGTTCAAGTTGGTAGCATCGCACCGCTGACCTGTGCACCGCACCGGGGCCGTCATCTGGGAGCCGTGGCGGGGCGGCATTCTCCTTCAGAGCATCCAGGGTCCGGCGGAGTGGGGCCGGGTGCCCCACTCCAGACAAGTCCCTTGGGTCACGTCGTCATTCCAGCGCTGCGCATGAGCAGTCGGAACAGCAACGCGGCAATCGCGAGACCTCCGACGCTCAACGTCCAGATCAGGACCAGCCAGCCGACCCGCTGCGACCAGAGCCGGAGGGACGGAGAGGAGTGGCTCAGCCTCAATGGTATCCCTCGCCGGCTTTCACCTTGCCGCGGAAGACGTAGTACGACCACGCGGTGTAGGCGAGAATGAACGGGATGATAAACAGGGCGCCGATCAGCGCGAAGCCCATGCTCTGCGGCGGCGCCGCGGCGTCCCAGATCGAGATCCCGGGCGGAATGATATTGGGCCACAGGCTGATGGCGAGACCGGTGTAGCCCAGGAACAGCAGCAGCAGAGACAGGAGGAAGGGCGCGGCGTGACTGTCGCGGCCGAGCGCCTTCCACAGGCCGATCGCCGCCACCAGCACCAGCACGGGCACCGGCGCGAAGAACAGCAGGTTCGGCAGCGCGAACCAGCGGGCCGCGACCTCGGCATGCGCCAGGGGGGTCCAAAGGCTGACGACCAGGATGGCCACGAGCAGGGCGATCATCACCGGCCGCCCCAGGGCCCGCATGCGGGCCTGGAGTTCGCCTTCGGTCTTCATCACCAGCCAGCTGGCACCCAGGAGCGCGTAGGCGACCGGGAGGGCAAGGCCGGTGAACAGGCTGAAGGGCGTGAGCCAGCCGAACAGGCCCCCCACATAGGCCCCGCTCTCAAGCGGAAACCCGTTGATGAAGGCGCCCAGCGCAGCCCCTTGCGAGAAGGTGGCGATGTAGGACCCCCAGGCGAAAGCCTTGTCCCAGAAGGGCCGGTGCGCCTCGTCGGCCTTGAAGCGGAACTCGAAGGCGACGCCGCGCCAGATCAGGCCGGCAAGCATCAGCACGAGCGGGAGGTAGAGAGCACTCAGGATGGTCGCATAGGCCAGCGGAAAGGCGGCGAGCAGCGCCGCCCCGCCCAGCACCAGCCAAGTCTCGTTTCCGTCCCAGACCGGTGCCACGGTGTTGACCATCGTGTCCCGGTCGCCCCGATCCGCCACGAAGGGGAACAGGATCCCGATCCCCAGGTCGAAGCCGTCCATGACGACATACATCATCAGCCCGAAGCCGATGATGATCGCCCAAATGAGGGGAAGGTCGATGCCCATGATCACACCTCCTCAGACGATGGCCGGATCGATGTCGTCGGGTGCGGCCGAGAGCGGCCGCGCCGGGCGCAGCACCTGGCCCTTGTCCTGCGCGTGGTCGTCGCCGACCGTCGGACCCTTGGCGACCAGCTTGATCATGTAGCTGATGCCGGTGCCGAAGACCGCGCAGTACATGACGAGGAACACGGCCAGGGTCGCCGAGAGCGCGAGGGCCGAATGGTTCGACACCGCATGCTCGGTCCGCATGACGCCATAGACCACCCAGGGCTGGCGTCCGATCTCGGTGGTGAACCACCCGGCCAGGATGGCGATCAGGCCGCTCGGTCCCATCAGCATCGCGAAACGCAGGAAGAGCCTGGAGCCATACAGCCTGCCGCCACGGCGCAGCCACAGGCCCCAGACGCCCAGCAGCAGCATCAACATGCCGAGGCCCACCATCACCCGGAACGACCAGAAGACGACGGTGGAGTTGGGACGGTCCTCCGGCGCGAACTCGCTGAGGCCCCGGAACTGGCCGTCGAGGCTGTGGGTGAGGACCAGGCTGCCGAGGCGGGGGATCTCCACCGCGTAGCGTGTCGTCTCCGCCGCCATGTCGGGCCAGCCAAACAGGATCAGCGGCACACCCTGTCCTGGCTCGTTCCGCCAGTGCCCCTCCATGGCGGCGATCTTCGCCGGCTGATGCTCCAGGGTGTTCAGGCCATGAGCGTCGCCGACGGCGATCTGGATGGGCGCCACGACGAGCACCATCCACATCGCCATCGAGAACATGGTGCGCACGGCCGGTGCGTTCCGCCCGCGCAGCAGGTGCCAGGCCCCCGAGGCACCGACGAACAGCGCCGTCGAGAGATAGGCGGCGATGGTCATGTGCACGAGGCGGTAGGGGAAGGACGGGTTGAAGATGACCTTCAGCCAATCGACCGGCACGACGCGGCCGTCGATGATCTCAAAACCCTGCGGCGTCTGCATCCAGCTGTTCGAGGCCAGGATCCAGGTCGCGGAGATCAACGTGCCGAGGGCGACCATCAGCGTTGCGAAGAAGTGGAGGCCTGGACCGACCTTGTTCCAGCCGAACAGCATGACGCCGAGGAAGCCGGCCTCCAGGAAGAAGGCGGTCAGCACCTCATAGGCGAGCAGCGGGCCGGTGATGCTGCCGGCGAAGGAGGAGAAGTAGCTCCAGTTGGTGCCGAACTGGTAGGCCATGACCAGCCCGGAGACGACACCCATGGCGAAGTTGACGGCAAAGATCTTCGACCAGAAATGATAGAGGTCCCGAAAGAGGCCGTCCTTCTTCCAGAGCCAGAGGCCCTCCAGCACCGCGAGGTAACTGGCAAGCCCGATGGTGATCGCCGGGAAGATGATGTGGAAGGAGACGGTGAAGCCGAACTGGATGCGGGCCAGCTCGAGCGCGGTCAGTCCGAACATGACAAACCTCCCTGGCCTGCGCCCGCGACGCCATGCTGCTGACGCGACGATGTCCGGTGAGAGAGACGCGGCGAGGGCAGCACGACGGCGGCCCTCTGAAGAAAAGACACGGCTGTCAATCCTTTGTCCGAAACTACACGACCGCCCTCGTGGTGAGGGAGGGTTGTGACAGGAGGCTCACGAGCTGGGTCAGTCCGTCCTCCAGCACGCCGCGATCGGGCGCGACGCCGAGCGAGATCCGCACGGCCTCGATGGGATGCATTGTCACGGCAAAGGCGGCGCTCGGAACGATGGAGACGCCGGCACGATCGGCGTGATCGGCGAAGTCCGAGGCGCGCCAGTGTTCGGGCAGCTGGAGCCAAAGGTGATGCCCGTGCGGATCGGCGGCAAAGCGGAGGTCTGTCAGGATCGTCGCCGCGAGCTTCTGACGCTCGACGTTCTCAATGCTGATGGCGCGGCTGAGCTGGTCCAGGGTGCCGTTGGCAATCCACCGGCTGGCCAGGGCTGACATGAGCGGTGGCGCCATCAGGACGGTGGTGCGCAGAATGCCGGCAAGCCTGAGAGCACCAGCGGCGCTCGGCGCGGCCACATAGGCGACGCGCAGGGCGGGCGTGGCGCATTTGGACAGCGTGGCGATGTGCCAGGTGATATCACCGGCGAGCTCCGCCATCGCGACGGTCCGCTCGGGTCGCAGCGGCGCGTAGGGATCATCCTCAATGATGGCGACCTTATGCTTGCGGGCGAGCGTCGCGATCGCGCGGCGCCGGTCCTCGGGCAGGGTGACCGTGGTGGGATTGTCGATGCTCGGGATCAGGTAGAGCGCCTTGGGCGCCTTCTCCCGGCAGGCCTTCTCAAATGCGTCAGGACGGATGCCGTGCTCGTCCATGGCGAGTGGCTCCAGGACGAGCCCCCGCTGGGCGGCCACCGCCTTGAAGCCGGGATAGGTCATCGCCCCAGCCACGACCACGT is a window of Roseomonas gilardii DNA encoding:
- a CDS encoding PLP-dependent aminotransferase family protein, yielding MWHPWLNDGARMKYLGIVEALETDVRSGRVARGERLPPQRAIAEALDVDLTTVTRAFNEARRRGLIEAQAGRGTYVSERPKGSGPAVEPAPLIDLSMNIPPQPSVADFKKIFPQGIVGILDSPRGMLSLHYQESTGAAQDRHAAACWLAPRLPGLTGDRVVVTGGAQCALFAICELLLQKGDVVVAGAMTYPGFKAVAAQRGLVLEPLAMDEHGIRPDAFEKACREKAPKALYLIPSIDNPTTVTLPEDRRRAIATLARKHKVAIIEDDPYAPLRPERTVAMAELAGDITWHIATLSKCATPALRVAYVAAPSAAGALRLAGILRTTVLMAPPLMSALASRWIANGTLDQLSRAISIENVERQKLAATILTDLRFAADPHGHHLWLQLPEHWRASDFADHADRAGVSIVPSAAFAVTMHPIEAVRISLGVAPDRGVLEDGLTQLVSLLSQPSLTTRAVV
- a CDS encoding cytochrome ubiquinol oxidase subunit I: MFGLTALELARIQFGFTVSFHIIFPAITIGLASYLAVLEGLWLWKKDGLFRDLYHFWSKIFAVNFAMGVVSGLVMAYQFGTNWSYFSSFAGSITGPLLAYEVLTAFFLEAGFLGVMLFGWNKVGPGLHFFATLMVALGTLISATWILASNSWMQTPQGFEIIDGRVVPVDWLKVIFNPSFPYRLVHMTIAAYLSTALFVGASGAWHLLRGRNAPAVRTMFSMAMWMVLVVAPIQIAVGDAHGLNTLEHQPAKIAAMEGHWRNEPGQGVPLILFGWPDMAAETTRYAVEIPRLGSLVLTHSLDGQFRGLSEFAPEDRPNSTVVFWSFRVMVGLGMLMLLLGVWGLWLRRGGRLYGSRLFLRFAMLMGPSGLIAILAGWFTTEIGRQPWVVYGVMRTEHAVSNHSALALSATLAVFLVMYCAVFGTGISYMIKLVAKGPTVGDDHAQDKGQVLRPARPLSAAPDDIDPAIV